GAACCAGACGGGACGGCGGGTCGGCTTGCCGCCGCGGTAGGCGGTGATGAGCGGCGAATCAGCCGTGCGGCCGTCCATCAGCGGGTGTCCTGCATCCAGGGTGGCATCGGAGAACGGGACGTCGGATACCGTGCCGTTGGACGTTGCAGCGCTTGAAGTCATGACTCCGATTGTCCCTAAAATCGATCGCAAAAGATAACGACAGGCTGTCATCCGCGGCCCGCCGCGGACCTCCGTGGCGGGAATCACAGCCCCTGGTGCCCTTTGCCACGGAGCTTTGTTGTTCTCCGCCGCGAGTCAAAAGCTATGATTGTGATGCTGTGGTTCTTTTTTCATTGGTGGCTACACACGCCGACATCGACCTCGAGACCGTTGCTCAACTGAGCACCGGTGCTTCCGAGCTGGCTACATCCGCACTCTCCGGGTCACCGGCCGTGAAGGGTGCGGTGGTGCTTGCCACCTGCAACCGCTTCGAAATCTATGGCGAAGCGCCCCACCCTGATGACGTGGAAGCGGCACGGGCCGCCCTTGTCGCCCAAATAAGTGAACGCACCGGGCTCAACGAGCAGCTGGTCTCCCGCTCATTCAATACCCGCACAGGCGGCGAGGTCAGCCAGCACCTTTTCGCCGTGAGCTCCGGCCTGGACTCGGCAGTGGTGGGCGAACGCGAAATCGCCGGACAGGTTCGCCGCGCTCTCATCAATGCCCAGCACGAAGGCACTGCCAGCTCCGGCCTCGTCCGCCTCTTCCAGGCCGCGTCCAAGACCGCCAAGGATGTCGGCGCCCAGACTGCGCTGGGATCACGGGGACTGTCCATCGTCTCGGTGGCCCTGGATCTGGCCACCGACCTTTCCGAGAACCCCGACTGGTCCGCCAAGAAGGCTGTGGTCTTCGGTACCGGCGCCTATGCCGGGGCCACCATGTCGTTGCTCCGTGAACGCGGCTGCACGGACATTTCCGTCTTTTCCTCCTCCGGACGCGCCGAAGGCTTCGTGGCAACGCGCGGAGGCAAGGCCCTCGACTCCGATACACTTCCCGCCGCGGTGGCCGCAGCGGATGTCATGATCGGCTGCAGCGGCTCTGACACCCGTGTGGAAGCGGAGGAGCTCGCCCGCGTGCGGGCCGGGTCCGCCCAGACGCTGATCGCCATCGATCTGGCACTTACCCATGATTTCGATCCGGCCGTTGGAGAGCTCGACGGCGTGGAGCTGCTGACGCTCGAATCCGTGCGGCTCGCTGCCCCCCAGGAGCAGGCCGAGTCGCTGGCGCAGGCCAGCGGCATTGTCACCGGCGCCGCCGCAGCTTTTGAACAGGAGCGCGAAGCCAGGTCCGTCGACTCGGCGATCGTCGCCCTGCGCCGCCACACCATGAACGTCCTTGACGCCGAAATGGAGAAGGTCCGGGCACGCCACGGCTGCACCGCCGCCGCCGAGGAAGTCGAGTTCGCACTGCGCCGGATGGTCAAGCAGTTGCTGCACGTTCCCACCGTCCGCGCCCGTGAGCTGGCCTCCAACGGACAGCAGGAGCAGTACATCGCGGCACTTGATGCGCTGTACGGCATCACCGTTGAGCAGCCGGCCGCGGCTCCGGCCGCCGAATGCCCCGTGGACCACGGCCGGGCAGGCCAGGCGCCGGCTGACGTCCGGCGGGAAACCGCCTAGCTTCCCTTACACTGCCGGGCAGGCAGGAACGCCGGCAGGCAGCAACTCAGCCGAAGGCGTTCACTCCGGTCATCCGCGCCGAGAGCGCCCACCGTCGCGCTGCATCCGAGGGATCCACGGCGTGCGCATCCACTCCCCTGAACCGGGCTTCGGAGCTTCCCGTCCGGGTGGGCTCCGCAGTGTCGCAATCCTCGCCGTCGGGCCCCGCTCCGGTGCGGCCATCCCGCCCGCCTCCAGCCCCTGACGTGCATGCTCCGCCCTATGCGCCCCCACCAGGACACAGGCACCGGCGGAGATCGGGCGGTGGTCCGGCCGTTCAGTAAACCGGCTTGCCCGGCTCCACTTCGCGCACCCAGGCCAGGATGCCGCCATCGAGATGGCTGACCCGCTGGTAGCCCGCCTTTTGGGCCGCGGCCAGGACCGCTGCGGAACGTGTCCCGGCCTTGCAGTGGAAAACGATGTCCTTGTCCTGGGGCAGCTCCGCCCAGGCCTCCCCCGCCAGGATCCTCCCCTGCGGGATGAGGACGGACCCGTCAATCCTGACGATGTCGTGCTCACCCGGCTCCCGGACGTCCACGAGGTCAAAGTCCTTCAGCCCCGCTTTGCGCGAAGCCAGCATGGTGGCCAGCTGCGTGGCCGTAACAGTGTTCTCTTTGGCCGCGGCCGGCTCCGGTACTATTCCGCAGAACGCCTCGTAGTCAGTGAGTTCCGTGACGCGTTCGGCCGCCGGATCCCGTGCCACTTTGATCTCCCGCCAGCTGCCGCCGAGGGCGTCGAACAGCGCGACGCGGCCCAGCAGGGACCGCCCGACGCCGGTGATCAGTTTGACCGCTTCGGTCACCATGAGCGAGCCTACGGCGGCGCACAGCATCCCGAACACGCCGCCTTCGCCGCAGGACGGCACCGAGCCGGCCGGCGGTGCCTCCGGGTAGAGGTCGCGGTACGTCGGGCCGTGCTCTTCCCAGAACACGCTCACCTGGCCGTCGAAGCGGAAGATGGAGCCCCAGACATAGGGTTTGCCGAGAATGGCGGCGGCGTCGTTTACCAGGTAGCGCGTGGCGAAATTGTCTGCGCCGTCCAGGATGAGGTCGTAGCCCGCGAACAGCTCCAGCGCGTTCGAGGCGTCGAGCCGCACGTTGTGGAGCCGGACGTCCACCAAGGGGTTCAGCGCGGCAATGGAGTCGCGTGCCGACTCGATCTTGGACCGGCCCACGTCCGCAACGCCGTGGATGACCTGGCGCTGCAGATTACTCAGGTCAACGGCGTCGTCGTCGACGATTCCCAAGGTTCCCACCCCTGCGGCGGCAAGGTAGAGGAGGGCCGGCGAGCCCAGGCCGCCGGCACCGATGACCAGGACCTTGGCGTTCTTGAGCCTGCGTTGGCCCAGCGCGCCGATCTCCGGAATGATGAGGTGGCGGGAGTAGCGCTCCACCTCTTCGGCGGTCAGGGCATCCGCCGGTTCCACGAGCGGATCCAGGGTTGCGGGGACAGCAGTTGCGGTGAACGTGGAAGCCATACTTCAATGTATGCCCGAAGATGCCGCAAGGTCATATTACCCGCGCGTAAAGTGTAGGTAACTGCAATGGAAAGAAGGCCAACAGTGGTTCATCATGCACCGGTTGATCGGACACAGGCCGGGAAGGCAGCCGCGGGACAAGCGCGGGCCGGCGGTGCGCGTTCGGCGCGGCTCCCGCGTGACGAACGACGCGCCCAGTTGCTGGCGGCCGCCCAGGAAGTCTTTGTGGCCAATGGATACCACGGCGCCGCCATGGACGAGATCGCTGAGACGGCCCATGTCAGCAAACCGGTGCTGTACCAGCACTTCCCTTCCAAACGCGAGCTCTACCTCGCCCTGCTGGACAGCCACCTCAGTGCCCTGACCGAGCTTATGATGGGCGCACTGAATTCCACCGATGACAACGATGAGCGCGTCCAGGCGGTCATGCGCGCCTACTATCACTTCATTGCCAGCGATGACCAGGCGCACCGCCTGGTGTTTGAATCGGACCTGATCAATGACGCCGACGTCAGTTCCAGGCTCGAAACATTCAACAAGACGTTTGCCGACGCCATCGCGCGGGTCATCGCCGAGGACACGAAGCTCCCCATGCTGGAGGCCCAGTTGCTGGGTCGCGGACTCGCCGGCATGGCGCAGGTCAGTGCGCGCTACTGGCTTGAAACCGACGGAAACCTGGACCTCGATGTGGCCAGCGACCTGATCTATCGTTTAGCTTGGCGCGGAATCTCGCGCTTTCCCAAGGAAACCTAGACTACAAATAGAGAACACCTTTAGAACTTTGATTGGCTGGGAGGCCTCGCTGTGGAAGTAAAGATCGGCATTCAGAATATTGGCCGCGAAATTGTGATGGAATCGGCTCAGGATGCTGACGCGGTAGCAAAGCTCGTCGAGGAATCCATTACCAAGGGCGCCGAACTGCGCCTGACTGACGAAAAGGGCCGTGTGATCATCATTCCCGCCAACGTCCTGGGTTACGTGGAGATCGGCGCCGAGGAAGCCCGCCGCGTCGGTTTCGGCCAACTCTAGGCCGCCGCTTCACCTGTCCGAAACGCCCTGCAGCAAGGAGTTCGCTGAATGCTTTCCCTGGTAATCGTGGCCCTCGTGACTGTGGCCGCAGGCTTTGTTGTCTGGGCCAACGACAGGCGGCATGCCAAGTACGGCATCGGCATGCCTGCAGGGGTGGCCACTGCGGTGGGGATGCTCAGCTGGATCATCTTCATGGCAGCAGGGCTTGGTTACCAGCCCGGCCTGACGTGGATTCCGTGGGTGCTGCCCATGGTCCTGGGCACCGGGGCGGCTCTCGCCGCCGCGGTGTACCTGGGCCGGAAGCGTGCCCTGCATGATACGAAAGAGCTCACCGCCGCGCTGCGGCTCTAACTACGTGAGGCGCCGGGCGGGGGGTATTTGCCGGGCTCCGCGGAGGCCGACACAGCGGCGGCCGCCCGGCTGACGGCCGCGGCTGCGGCGATGTCACGCCCTGTCACCCGTGTGCCGGCGTCATGTGAGCTGAAGCGGATGAACACCCTGTTGTACCGCCAGTCCAGATCGGGGTGGTGGTTTTGTTCCTCAGCCAGGCGCCCGACGGCGGCAATCAGCTCAAGCGCAGCGGCCGCCGTCGGCGCCTTGAAGACGGTCACCAGAGCACCCGGCTGGTAGAGCCAGTCGGAAAGTTCCGTGAGTGCGGCGTCAATCTGGGTTTGGGTAAGAATATCTTCCGTGCCGGTCATCAGTGGCTCCTTGGATGGTCCGCCTACAGGAACTCGGCCCGGCCTTCCATGGCCGACGAGGCGAGGGCGTGCTCGCGGCGCGGAATCCGTCCTGCCGCCTTCGCCAGCCTACCGGCGATGACTGCGTGTTTGAAGGCCTCCCCCATCATCGCCGGGTTCTGCGCCCGGGTCACTGCTGTCGCCAGCAGTACCGCGTCGCACCCCAGTTCCATGGCGAGCGCCGCGTCGGACGCCGTGCCGATGCCGGCATCCAGCACCACGGGAACGGATGCCCTGGAAACGATGAGCTCAATGTTGTGCGGGTTCAGGATGCCCAGGCCGGTGCCGATCGGGGACCCGAGGGGCATCACGGCGGTGGCCCCGAGGTTCTCCAGCCGAAGCGCCAGCACGGGGTCGTCATTCGTGTAGGCGAACACCTTGAACCCGCGGTTTACCAGCTGCTCGGTGGCGTCCACCAGCTCCACGGCGTCCGGCAGCAGGGTGTGTTCGTCGGCGATCACTTCAAGCTTCACCCAGTCAGTCTCCAGCGCCTCCCGCGCCAGTTCCGCCGTCATCACGGCGTCCCGTGCGGTGAAGCAACCGGCGGTGTTGGGCAGGACCCGGATGTTGTGGTCCACCAGGAGCTGGAAGAGCGAGCCTGTTTCGGCCGGCGAGTAGCGGCGCATGGCCACGGTGGTCAGTTCCGTTCCGGACGCGATCAGGGCGGCCCCCAGCCCATCGAGGCTGGGAGCACCGCCGGTACCCATGATCAACCGTGATCCTAGCGGCACGCCGTCCACGATGAAGGCGTCCGCCGCAGCCTGCTGCCCGGTCCCTGCCGTGCCGGCAACCGTTGTTCCTGCCATGATGCTCAACCTCCCTGTACCGCGGTAACAAGTTCGACGTCGTCGCCCTCGGCCAGTGCCGTGACGAACCATTGGCTGCGCGGCACCACCTCGGAATTCCGCGCTACCGCCACGCCCAACTTTTGGCCGTCGGCAGCCTGCCCGTTTGGCGCGAGGTTCCTGCCGGTGACCTGGCTGACGAGGGTGGTGACGGACGCGCCGTCGGCCACCGCGTGTGCCGTGCCGTTCAGTGTGATGTTCATGCTGTTTCCTTGTTCGGGTCAATTGTGACGGTGTGCGCGGGAGTTGCCGGTCCGGCCGAAACGCCGGAAAACCGGTCGGGCCGGAACGGGGTCCAGCGTGGATCGGCGTCGCCGTCCATCAACTGCCTGCAGATGGACGCCGCGGCAGGAGTGAGCAGGACGCCATGCCGGAAAAAGCCGGTGGCAATGATCAGCCCCTCAATATCCATGCCGGTTCCTGCGGCCGCTACTCGGCCCAGCAGCGGCGCGTTGTCCGGCGTTCCCGGACGGGCCCTCGCCGTGGCTTCGAGCAGTTCCAATTCGGCGACGGCGGGGACCAGCACCTGCGCATCGCGGAGCAGCTGGTAGACGCCGCCGGCGGAAACGGCCGACCCTGCGGGTGTTACGGGCCCTGCAGGCGCCGTAACGGCGGTGCCGATGCCCGCTCCTGACAGCGAATCTTCACGCTGCGTGGCCCCAATAACCACGGTGCCGTCCTGCCGGGGCACGATGTAGACGGGAACTCCGTGGACCATTCCTCGGACCGTGGATGTCACCAGGGGCTGCAGGTAGGCGGGGACGCGCAGGCGCAGGATGTCGCCGTACACGGGGCGCAGCGGCAGCTGAAGTCCGGGAGGCATTCCGCCCAGGGACGCGGATTCCAGTCCGTTGGCAATGATTGTTTCGCCAGCGTGCACGGTGCCTCCCCCGGCCAGGCTGACGCCGCTGACGCGCCCGTCGTCCCAGAGCAGGCCGGCGGCCCGGTCACGCACGGCGGCCCCTGGCAGGAGCTCCGCGATCCGGGCGAGGAGTTTGCGGGGATCCACCTGATGGTCGGCCGGGATGTCGAAGGCGCAGGATATCCCGGGGCTCAGCAGCGGCTCCCGTGCCCGGGCTTCCCTGACCGTCAGCGGTTCCACCGTTAGGCCGCTGGCCTGCTGGACGGCGCGCAGGTCGGCGAGCGCCCGGCGGTCTGCGGCGTCGGCACCCACGGCGAGGGTCGCCGTCGTAAGGTAGCCGGTGTCCGGGCCGTCGCCGCCGTGTTCATGGGAGGCACGCCCGGTTTCCAGGCCGGCCGCGAAGGCCGGCCACAGTCCCGAGGAGTGGAGCATGAGCTCCAGGAGGTCTTCCTCCTGGTAGTGGAGTTCGCTGACCGGCGCCAGCATGCCTGCGGCGGCCCAGCTCGCGCCCGTTCCCGGTGCGTCGTCGATGATCACCACGGACCTGCCCGACTTCCGGGCTTCCCAGGCGATCCCGTGGCCGATTACTCCCCCGCCGATCACGGCGACGTCTGCGCTGATGTGCACGCCGTGCCCGTCGCGACTGCGCGCGGGTGGGCGGGTGGGCGGGGATTGCGGGGTCATTGTCATCCTTCCCTACGCCGGTACTAACCGGATCAGGTCAAGCGGTCGGCTCTGACGCCCTCTCAGCCCTGCAGCTTTGTGACAGCTGCGGCGGGCTCCCGCGGTACTCCCCCAGTTTAGGGGAACTAGGCTTGTGCCATGACCGAGCAAGCTCTCCTTACTGATGCCCGCCTGTACCTCTGCACTGATGCCCGCACGGACCGCGGCGATTTTGCCGACTTCGTTGATGCCGCCTACGCAGGCGGCGTGGACATCATCCAGCTCCGCGACAAGGGCCTGGAAGCGGCCGAGGAGCTCGAGCTGCTCGAAGTACTGGAAACCGCGGCCCGCCGCCATGGCCGGCTGTGGTCGGTCAACGACCGCGCGGACATCGCCTCGCTCTCCGGCGCCCCGGTGCTTCATGTAGGGCAGAAGGACCTCCCCCTGGCGTCCGCCCGGAAGTTCCTCGGCGGTGAAGCCGTGATCGGCCTGTCCACGCACAGCCACGGGCAGATCGATGCCGCCATCGCCGCATCCCGTGGTGCGGGAGGCCTGGATTATTTCTGCGTCGGGCCGGTGTGGGCCACTCCCACGAAGCCGGGCCGTGCCGCCGTCGGCCTCGAACTGGTCCGCTATGCGGCGGAAGCCGCCGGCAAAACGACCGCCAAAACAACTGGCGGCGCTGCGGGGCCAACGGTTGACGGGCCGCGCCTGCCGTGGTTCGCCATCGGCGGCATCGACCTGGGCAACGTAGAACAGGTGGCGGCTGCAGGAGCGGAGCGGATCGTGGTGGTCCGCGCCATCACCGAGGCCGACGACCCCGCCGCGGCCGCGAGGTCGCTGCTGGCGGCACTCGACGCCGGCGCATCCTGACTATCCGGTCAGGCCGAGCTGCGTCATCCGCTTGGAGTGCTTCTCTGCCAGCCCGGCGATCAGCCCACTGACCAGCTCTTTCGCGGCGGCACTGTCCTCGCCGCCGATCAGGCTTCCCAGGAACGCATGCTCGTAGCTGACGCGCTGCGCCTGGGTCAGTGCTTCGCCCAGCAGCCGCCTGCCCCATAGGGCAAGCCTCGACGCGAGCCTCGGATCATCGGCGAGCGCGCTCCTCAGCCGTTCGCGGAGAACTTCCGTTGTCTCGTCGGAGGCCTGGATCTGTTCGATGACGTCCCGCGTTCCGGCATCAACATAGCGGGAGATAGCCCGGTAGAAGTCTGCAGAAACCGTATCGATCACGTAGGCCTTCATCAGTGATTCGTACCAGTCGGCCGGGCGCGTCCGTGAATGGAAATAGTCCACGGCCGCCTGGAACGGCAGCATGGCATCCTCGGCGTCGATCCCCATGGCCTCAAGCCGGGCGCTCACCAGCTCGTAGTGCCGGAACTCCACCACGGCAATCCTGCCGAGCACGGCCCGGTCGTGAAGGGTCGGCGAATACCGCGCGTCAGCGGAGAACCTCTCGAAAGCTGACAGCTCGCCGTAGGCCATCATTCCGAACAAGTCTGCGACGAAACGGTTGTAGCGAGCGGTGTCAGCCGGGGATGTGCTCATCGTCCAAGACTAATGGCGCAAATGGAGCTAACCTGACTTTCGTGTCACATCATCACCTGACTCCAAATGTCCACGAACAGACCAACCGGCTGGCCGAAGCGCTGAACGCGCTGCGCACGGAGTTGGAGCTGCCCGGGCCCTTCCCTGACGATGTCCTGCGGGATGCGCTGGCGGCCATCGCGGAACATAAGATGCCTGACCTGGACCTCACCGATGTGGGCTTTGTGACCATCGATCCCCCGTCTTCCACTGACCTGGACCAAGCCCTCTTCATCGAACGGTCAGGCGACGGGTACAAGGTTTTCTATGCCATCGCCGACGTGCCGTCCTTTGTGGCACCGGGCGGTGCGCTCGACGCCGAGACGCGCCGCCGGGGGCAGACGTTCTACGCCCCGGACGGTCGGATTCCGCTGCACCCGGAGGTCATCAGCGAGCAGGCCGGCAGCCTGCTTGCCGGCCAGTTGTGCGCCGCCTTCGTGTGGGAGTTCGACCTGGATGCGGCGGCCCAAGTGGTGTCGGTGCTGGTGCGCCGGGCCAGGATCCGGAGCCGGGCGAAGCTCACCTATAAGGGAGTCCAGGCCGAGCTGGATTCCGGCAGTGCCGCCCCCGTCCTCCTGCTCCTGAGGGAGGTAGGGATCAAGCGCGTGGAACTTGAGCGGCTCCGCGGCGGCGCCAGCCTCAACATGCCGGAACAGGAAATCGAACAGCTGCCCGACGGCGGCTACCGCATCGTGGCGGCTCCGCCCCTCCCCGTGGAGGACTGGAATGCGCAGATCTCCCTCATGACCGGCATGGCTGCGGCTGACCTTATGCTCGAAGGCAAGGTCGGGATCCTGCGTACCATGCCCGCCCCCGACGAACGGTCGCTCCTTCATTTCAAGCGGCAGACAAACGCGCTCGGAAAGCCGTGGGACGGCGAGGCGAGCTACGGCGAGTACCTGCGCTCCCTTGACCCCACCGACCCCCGGCAGCTGGCCATCCTGCACTCCGCCGGGATGCTGTTCCGGGGCGCCGGTTACACGCCCTTTGACGGCACAGTGCCGGAGGACGCCATCCAGTCGGCCATCGGGGCCGCCTATGCACACACCACGGCACCGCTGCGCCGCCTGATCGACCGCTTCGTCCTGGTGATCTGTGAGGCGCTGAGCAACCGGACCGCGGTTCCCGACTGGGCCCGCGAGGCACTGCCCTCGCTGCCGGAAATCATGGGCGCCTCGGACCAGCTGGCGGCCAGGATGGAACGGCTGGCCCTGGATACGGTGGAGGCCGCCCTGCTCGTCAACCACATCGGGCAGGAGTTTGACGCCGTAGTCATCTCCGGGTCGAAACCGGGCAAGCCCAACGGGAACGGCGGGAACGGGAACGGCAACGGACCGTCCGGCATCATCCAGATCGCAGACCCGGCGGTGACGGCCCGGTGCCCCGGCGAACTCGAATCCGGCACCACGGTCCGGGTCAGGCTGATCTCGTCAGACATCCGCACGCGGGTGATCCGGCTTGAGCTGGTGGAGTGATTGCCGGCAGATTGCGGACCGCGTCCGGGGCGTCAGTCGGGGATGGTTGCGGGCAACAGCTAGACTGAGGGGGTAGTAATGGATGCCCGGTCGTTGATTTCCATGATTTTTGAATTCAACAAGCCCGCCCCTACGCGATCTTGAGATACACCCGCTGGTCCCCAGTGCCAGCATTTAGATAGCCCGCGATCGGCTTCCACTGGATTTGCTTGCGCGCCCGAGCGTGCTCCGGAACGGCCTCGCGGCCGGCCCCGTTGAGCAAGCAGCGCCAATGCCCAAATGAATAAGGAAACTCCCCTGTGAGTGAATTGCATACGCACCAACTTCTGACCGACGAAACCGGCACTGAAACGATCGAGCCGGAAGAGACCATCATCTCGGACGAAAAGCCGCACGAGATCGAGGAGAAATCGTTCGCGGACTACAACGTCCGCGCCGACATCGTCGAGTCCCTGGCCGACGCCGGAATCACCCACCCCTTCCCCATCCAGGCTATGACGCTGCCTGTGGCCCTCGCCGGCCACGACATCATCGGCCAGGCCAAGACGGGCACCGGCAAGACCCTGGGCTTCGGCATCCCCGCGCTGCAACGCGTGGTGGGACGCGACGACCCCGGCTTCGACAAGCTGGCAGTCCCGGGCGCTCCGCAGGCGCTGGTGATCGTGCCCACCCGCGAGCTCGCCGTCCAGGTTGCCAAGGACCTGGAAAACGCCGCCCGGAAGCGCAACGCCCGCATTGCCACCATTTACGGCGGCCGCGCCTATGAGCCGCAGGTGGATTCCCTGCAGAAGGGCGTCGAGATCGTTGTCGGCACCCCCGGCCGCCTGATCGACCTGTACAAGCAGAAGCACCTGAGCTTGAAGAACGTCAAGATCGTCATCCTCGACGAGGCCGACGAAATGTTGGACCTCGGCTTCCTGCCGGACGTCGAGACACTGATTGCAGGGACCCCCGCCGTCCGCCAGACCCTGCTGTTCTCGGCAACCATGCCCGGCCCGGTCATCGCCATGGCCCGCCGCTACATGACCCAGCCCACGCACATCCGTGCGGCTGATCCGGACGACGAGGGCCTGACCAAGCGCGACATCCGCCAGCTGATCTACCGCGCCCACAGCATGGACAAGATCGAAGTGGTGGCCCGCATCCTGCAGGCACGCGGCCGTGGCCGCACCATCATCTTCACCAAGACCAAGCGCACCGCCGCCAAGGTGGCCGAAGAACTGGTGGACCGCGGGTTCGCTGCGGCCGCCATTCACGGCGACCTTGGCCAGGGTGCCCGGGAGCAGGCCCTCCGGGCCTTCCGCAACAACAAGGTTGACGTCCTGGTGGCCACCGACGTCGCCGCCCGCGGCATCGACGTCGACGACGTCACCCACGTGATCAACTACCAGTGCGTCGAAGACGAAAAGATCTACCTGCACCGCGTGGGCCGCACCGGCCGCGCCGGCAACAAGGGTACCGCCGTGACCTTCGTCGACTGGGACGACATGCCCCGCTGGGGCCTGATCAACAAGGCGCTGGGGCTCAGCGTGCCGGAACCGGTGGAGACCTATTCCTCGTCCCCGCACCTCTACGAAGAGCTGGACATTCCGGAAGGCACCAAGGGCCGCCTGCCCCGCGACAAGCGCGTACTCGCCGGCGTCGACGCCGAGGTCCTGGAGGACCTGGGCGAGACCGGCAAGAAGACCGGGCGCGGCAGCGCACGGGACGGCGGCCGCGACACCGCCCGCGGCGGAAGCACCGGCGGTGGACGCGACAGCGGCCGCTCCGGCGGACGCGATTCCCGCCGCAGCGAGGCCGGGAGCAGCAGGGACAGCTCCGGACGCGAGGGCGCACGTTCAGGTGAGCGCCGCCGTCGTTCTTCCGACAACACTGCGGCAGCCGTTCCGGCGGCCGACGCAGCCCCCGTGGCAGCAGCGCCCGCTTCAGCGCCGGCGGAGGTCGACCGGGCAACCCGCGCCCGCCGCCGCACCCGCACGCGCCGCCGCAACGGCGAAGTGGTGGGCGGCGGAAACGCAGCCCAGGACGGCGCACAACACGGCAACACTGAGGCCTAAACCCCTCAATGACTGACACCGTCTGGGCGCCGGACGGCAGCAACCTGGTGGTACACGCGGACAACGCGGAGTACCTCCCCACGCTGCCGGACGGCGCCTTCACACTCATCTACGTCGACCCGCCGTTCAACACGGGCCGCGCCCAGAGCCGCCAGCAGACCACCATGGTGCGCAACGCGGACGGCGGCGGCGACCGCGTGGGCTTCAAGGGCCGCTCCTACGACACGATCAAGGGTGCCCTGCACAAATACGACGACGCGTTCAGCGACTACTGGTCCTTCCTGGAACCAAGGCTCGTGGAAGCGTGGCGGCTGCTGGCTGATGACGGCACCCTGTACCTCCACCTGGACTATCGGGAAGTCCACTACGCCAAGGTGATGCTGGACGCCATCTTCGGCCGGGAGTGCTTCCTGAACGAGATTATCTGGGCCTACGACTACGGCGCCCGCGCCAAGTTCCGCTGGCCCACGAAGCACGACAACATCCTGGTGTACGTCAAGAACCCTGCCAAGTACCACTTCAACAGCGCTGAAGTGGACCGCGAACCGTACATGGCACCCGGACTGGTCACGCCGGAAAAGCGGGAGCTCGGCAAGCTGCCCACCGACGTCTGGTGGCACACCATCGTCTCCCCCACCGGCAAGGAGAAAACCGGCTACCCGACGCAGAAGCCCGAGGGCCTGATCCGCCGCGTGGTGGCTGCCTCCAGCCGGCCGGGTGACTGGTGCCTGGACTTCTTCGCCGGCTCCGGCACCCTCGGAGCCGTGGCCGCCAAGCTGGACCGGAAGTTCGTCTGCGTCGACCAGAATCAGCCTGCCATCGAGGTCATGTCCAAGCGGCTCAGTGCCCTGGCATCGTTTACGTCGTTCCCACCCAACTGACCCGCATAACTCGTCGTCATTCGCGGTTTCCAGAGCGTTAACTGCCAGTCAGCCGGGGCGCGGTTCACGAGGTAACGGCAAAGTTCAAGGACGCACGACGGCGGTTCCGCTGGCCTGCTCTTCGATCCTCGCCATGACCTCGGGTGCCGTGAGGTTCTCGCCCAGCAGGTTCGGCTTGCCCGTGCCGTGGTAGTCGGAGG
Above is a window of Arthrobacter sp. FB24 DNA encoding:
- a CDS encoding 4a-hydroxytetrahydrobiopterin dehydratase, whose amino-acid sequence is MTGTEDILTQTQIDAALTELSDWLYQPGALVTVFKAPTAAAALELIAAVGRLAEEQNHHPDLDWRYNRVFIRFSSHDAGTRVTGRDIAAAAAVSRAAAAVSASAEPGKYPPPGASRS
- a CDS encoding TetR/AcrR family transcriptional regulator, whose protein sequence is MERRPTVVHHAPVDRTQAGKAAAGQARAGGARSARLPRDERRAQLLAAAQEVFVANGYHGAAMDEIAETAHVSKPVLYQHFPSKRELYLALLDSHLSALTELMMGALNSTDDNDERVQAVMRAYYHFIASDDQAHRLVFESDLINDADVSSRLETFNKTFADAIARVIAEDTKLPMLEAQLLGRGLAGMAQVSARYWLETDGNLDLDVASDLIYRLAWRGISRFPKET
- a CDS encoding thiazole synthase — its product is MAGTTVAGTAGTGQQAAADAFIVDGVPLGSRLIMGTGGAPSLDGLGAALIASGTELTTVAMRRYSPAETGSLFQLLVDHNIRVLPNTAGCFTARDAVMTAELAREALETDWVKLEVIADEHTLLPDAVELVDATEQLVNRGFKVFAYTNDDPVLALRLENLGATAVMPLGSPIGTGLGILNPHNIELIVSRASVPVVLDAGIGTASDAALAMELGCDAVLLATAVTRAQNPAMMGEAFKHAVIAGRLAKAAGRIPRREHALASSAMEGRAEFL
- a CDS encoding glutamyl-tRNA reductase, producing the protein MVLFSLVATHADIDLETVAQLSTGASELATSALSGSPAVKGAVVLATCNRFEIYGEAPHPDDVEAARAALVAQISERTGLNEQLVSRSFNTRTGGEVSQHLFAVSSGLDSAVVGEREIAGQVRRALINAQHEGTASSGLVRLFQAASKTAKDVGAQTALGSRGLSIVSVALDLATDLSENPDWSAKKAVVFGTGAYAGATMSLLRERGCTDISVFSSSGRAEGFVATRGGKALDSDTLPAAVAAADVMIGCSGSDTRVEAEELARVRAGSAQTLIAIDLALTHDFDPAVGELDGVELLTLESVRLAAPQEQAESLAQASGIVTGAAAAFEQEREARSVDSAIVALRRHTMNVLDAEMEKVRARHGCTAAAEEVEFALRRMVKQLLHVPTVRARELASNGQQEQYIAALDALYGITVEQPAAAPAAECPVDHGRAGQAPADVRRETA
- a CDS encoding DUF3107 domain-containing protein, with product MEVKIGIQNIGREIVMESAQDADAVAKLVEESITKGAELRLTDEKGRVIIIPANVLGYVEIGAEEARRVGFGQL
- the moeB gene encoding molybdopterin-synthase adenylyltransferase MoeB yields the protein MASTFTATAVPATLDPLVEPADALTAEEVERYSRHLIIPEIGALGQRRLKNAKVLVIGAGGLGSPALLYLAAAGVGTLGIVDDDAVDLSNLQRQVIHGVADVGRSKIESARDSIAALNPLVDVRLHNVRLDASNALELFAGYDLILDGADNFATRYLVNDAAAILGKPYVWGSIFRFDGQVSVFWEEHGPTYRDLYPEAPPAGSVPSCGEGGVFGMLCAAVGSLMVTEAVKLITGVGRSLLGRVALFDALGGSWREIKVARDPAAERVTELTDYEAFCGIVPEPAAAKENTVTATQLATMLASRKAGLKDFDLVDVREPGEHDIVRIDGSVLIPQGRILAGEAWAELPQDKDIVFHCKAGTRSAAVLAAAQKAGYQRVSHLDGGILAWVREVEPGKPVY
- the thiS gene encoding sulfur carrier protein ThiS produces the protein MNITLNGTAHAVADGASVTTLVSQVTGRNLAPNGQAADGQKLGVAVARNSEVVPRSQWFVTALAEGDDVELVTAVQGG
- a CDS encoding FAD-dependent oxidoreductase yields the protein MTMTPQSPPTRPPARSRDGHGVHISADVAVIGGGVIGHGIAWEARKSGRSVVIIDDAPGTGASWAAAGMLAPVSELHYQEEDLLELMLHSSGLWPAFAAGLETGRASHEHGGDGPDTGYLTTATLAVGADAADRRALADLRAVQQASGLTVEPLTVREARAREPLLSPGISCAFDIPADHQVDPRKLLARIAELLPGAAVRDRAAGLLWDDGRVSGVSLAGGGTVHAGETIIANGLESASLGGMPPGLQLPLRPVYGDILRLRVPAYLQPLVTSTVRGMVHGVPVYIVPRQDGTVVIGATQREDSLSGAGIGTAVTAPAGPVTPAGSAVSAGGVYQLLRDAQVLVPAVAELELLEATARARPGTPDNAPLLGRVAAAGTGMDIEGLIIATGFFRHGVLLTPAAASICRQLMDGDADPRWTPFRPDRFSGVSAGPATPAHTVTIDPNKETA